The Prochlorococcus sp. MIT 1300 genome has a window encoding:
- a CDS encoding SRPBCC family protein — translation MERLPHGTRRLAAQLSTQTHSDFIWSALTDYDHLSDFIPNLSTSILISKVDNCVHLKQVGCQQLMGLKFSAKVQIELIEYYQERTLNFRLLKGDFRRFEGAWRIKETNEGKGSRLFYELTVQGCIGMPVTLIEQRLREDLKTNLLAVEAEAARRSLIKP, via the coding sequence ATGGAAAGGTTGCCACATGGGACTCGTCGTCTAGCAGCACAGTTATCAACTCAAACCCATAGCGACTTCATTTGGTCGGCACTTACTGACTATGATCATTTAAGTGATTTTATTCCCAATCTTTCTACTAGTATTTTGATTAGTAAAGTCGATAATTGTGTTCACCTAAAACAGGTTGGTTGCCAACAATTAATGGGGTTAAAATTCTCAGCCAAGGTTCAGATTGAATTAATTGAGTATTACCAAGAACGTACATTAAATTTTCGTCTGCTTAAGGGAGACTTTAGAAGGTTTGAAGGTGCTTGGAGAATAAAAGAAACTAATGAAGGGAAGGGAAGTCGACTTTTTTATGAATTGACTGTGCAAGGGTGCATAGGGATGCCTGTAACTCTAATTGAGCAAAGACTTAGAGAAGATCTGAAGACGAATCTCCTTGCAGTTGAGGCAGAGGCTGCAAGGAGAAGTTTGATAAAGCCTTAG